A window of the Egibacter rhizosphaerae genome harbors these coding sequences:
- the purQ gene encoding phosphoribosylformylglycinamidine synthase subunit PurQ: protein MRIGVVQFPGSCDERDAVRALVLLGAEPVLIRHDHDRLDGVDAVVLPGGFTYGDYLRTGALAQFAPIMSAVAAFAERGGRVLGICNGFQVLCEAGLLPGALVRNVGLRFVHRRQPVRVERTGPWLAAPTGAVLELPIKHGEGRYVVDDPDGLAASGQVLLRYCDADGAVTDAANPNGSVRGIAGVTNRGGNVAGLMPHPEHAVEALLGPTDGRAVLGTVGTPGSVRAGAG, encoded by the coding sequence ATGCGGATCGGCGTCGTGCAGTTCCCCGGCTCGTGCGACGAGCGCGACGCGGTACGTGCCCTCGTGCTGCTCGGTGCCGAGCCCGTGTTGATCCGCCACGACCACGACCGGCTCGATGGCGTCGATGCGGTCGTGTTGCCCGGCGGCTTCACGTACGGGGACTACCTGCGCACGGGTGCCCTGGCGCAGTTCGCCCCGATCATGTCGGCGGTCGCCGCCTTCGCGGAGCGCGGGGGACGCGTGCTCGGGATCTGCAACGGCTTCCAGGTGCTGTGCGAGGCGGGGCTCCTGCCCGGCGCGCTCGTGCGCAACGTGGGGCTGCGATTCGTGCACCGTCGGCAGCCCGTCCGGGTCGAGCGCACCGGTCCGTGGCTCGCGGCGCCGACTGGTGCGGTGCTCGAGCTGCCCATCAAGCACGGCGAGGGCCGTTACGTGGTCGACGATCCCGACGGCCTGGCCGCATCGGGGCAGGTGTTGCTCCGCTACTGCGACGCCGACGGGGCCGTCACCGACGCCGCGAACCCGAACGGCTCGGTGCGGGGGATCGCTGGCGTCACCAACCGCGGCGGCAACGTCGCCGGCCTCATGCCCCACCCCGAGCACGCCGTCGAGGCCCTGCTCGGCCCGACCGACGGGAGGGCCGTCCTCGGGACGGTGGGCACTCCCGGGAGCGTGCGGGCCGGCGCCGGGTAG
- the purL gene encoding phosphoribosylformylglycinamidine synthase subunit PurL, with amino-acid sequence MTSPAPTGTPASAPDPDGLAGELGLTEDELTAIRRTLGRDPSSAELGAYSVMWSEHCSYKSSRIHLRRLPAQGPRVLVGPGENAGVVSVAEGLAAAFKIESHNHPSFVEPYQGAATGVGGIIRDVLTMGARPIALLDALRFGDPDDPVARRVADGVVRGVGGYGNSIGVPTVGGETDFDPAYATNPLVNVLCVGAVPADRVQLARAERPGHVAVLVGQRTGRDGIGGASVLASAGFGASDADEAKRPNVQVGDPFAGKLLIECCLELVDAELLSGIQDMGAAGIVCSAAEMAAAAELGIHLDLDRVPLREPSMQAWEILCSESQERMLALVDPDRLGSVLDVCARWGVAATPIGEITTGDRLVATHEGEIVMDAPAVSLADDGPVYERPVGTWAHPAGQDDARADLLGIDLDDAAWTVLTAPDVAPCDWITEQYDAIVGAATVLGPGADAAVLRLPTERLDGDPAGRSTCAVAVAVDGHPRRCALDPGRGARLVLAEAARNVACVGAEPVGATNNLNFGAPERADVMGAFSATVDGLAAAADALGTPITGGNVSFYNQTGDRPIHPTPVVGVLGVLDDVAEAVGPWARRAGDTVVLLAAPEPADREEAAAAALAGSAVQWHVAGRIAGRPPEVDLAAEAALHRVLRTANEADELTGAHDVADGGLLVALVEALRGTGLGADIAPVGDGDRTDVVDPLAWLLGELPTRVLAITERPTALAQRAAAEGIAARALGTVTATPRLAIGDWLALDLAEVEAAQRAVLPRALDPDGPSTGDEQAGAPARG; translated from the coding sequence ATGACCAGCCCCGCCCCCACCGGAACCCCGGCGTCGGCCCCCGATCCGGATGGGCTCGCCGGCGAGCTCGGTCTCACCGAGGACGAGCTGACCGCGATCCGACGCACGCTCGGTCGCGACCCGTCGTCCGCCGAGCTCGGCGCGTACTCGGTCATGTGGTCCGAGCACTGCTCGTACAAGTCGTCGCGGATCCACCTGCGTCGTCTGCCGGCGCAAGGCCCGCGCGTGCTCGTGGGCCCGGGGGAGAACGCGGGCGTCGTCAGTGTCGCCGAGGGACTCGCCGCGGCCTTCAAGATCGAGAGCCACAATCACCCGAGCTTCGTCGAGCCCTACCAGGGCGCGGCGACCGGGGTGGGGGGAATCATCCGCGACGTCCTGACGATGGGCGCCCGTCCGATCGCGCTGCTCGACGCGCTGCGATTCGGGGATCCGGACGACCCGGTGGCTCGGCGCGTCGCCGACGGTGTCGTCCGTGGCGTGGGAGGCTACGGCAACTCGATCGGGGTGCCGACCGTCGGCGGCGAGACCGACTTCGATCCCGCCTACGCGACCAATCCGCTGGTGAACGTGCTCTGCGTGGGGGCGGTCCCCGCCGACCGCGTGCAGCTCGCCCGCGCGGAACGTCCCGGGCACGTCGCGGTGCTCGTCGGCCAGCGCACCGGGCGGGACGGAATCGGCGGCGCGTCGGTGCTCGCCTCGGCAGGGTTCGGGGCGTCGGACGCCGACGAGGCGAAGCGCCCCAACGTCCAGGTCGGCGACCCCTTCGCCGGCAAGCTGTTGATCGAGTGTTGCCTGGAGCTCGTCGACGCCGAGCTGCTGTCGGGGATCCAGGACATGGGCGCGGCCGGCATCGTCTGCTCCGCAGCGGAGATGGCCGCGGCCGCGGAACTCGGCATCCACCTCGACCTCGACCGGGTGCCGTTGCGGGAGCCGTCGATGCAGGCATGGGAGATCCTGTGCTCGGAGTCGCAGGAACGCATGCTCGCGCTCGTCGACCCCGACCGACTCGGGTCCGTGCTCGACGTCTGTGCCCGCTGGGGCGTCGCGGCGACCCCGATCGGCGAGATCACCACGGGGGACCGCCTGGTCGCCACCCACGAGGGCGAGATCGTGATGGACGCCCCCGCGGTCTCGCTCGCCGACGACGGGCCGGTCTACGAGCGGCCCGTGGGGACGTGGGCCCATCCGGCGGGGCAGGACGACGCCCGCGCCGACCTCCTCGGGATCGACCTCGACGACGCGGCCTGGACGGTGCTGACCGCCCCCGACGTCGCGCCCTGTGACTGGATCACCGAGCAGTACGACGCGATCGTCGGAGCGGCGACCGTGCTCGGACCCGGCGCCGACGCGGCGGTGTTGCGCCTGCCGACCGAGCGGCTCGACGGTGACCCCGCCGGGCGCTCGACGTGCGCGGTCGCGGTGGCGGTGGACGGGCACCCCCGGCGCTGTGCCCTCGATCCCGGACGAGGAGCCCGCCTGGTCCTCGCCGAGGCCGCGCGCAACGTGGCCTGCGTCGGGGCGGAGCCGGTCGGGGCGACCAACAACCTGAACTTCGGGGCCCCGGAACGGGCGGACGTGATGGGTGCCTTCTCCGCCACCGTCGACGGGCTCGCGGCGGCCGCTGATGCGCTCGGGACCCCCATCACCGGGGGCAACGTGTCGTTCTACAACCAGACGGGCGACCGGCCGATCCACCCCACCCCGGTCGTCGGGGTGCTCGGGGTGCTCGACGACGTCGCCGAGGCCGTGGGACCGTGGGCGCGCCGTGCGGGGGACACGGTCGTGCTCCTGGCGGCGCCGGAACCGGCGGATCGGGAAGAGGCCGCCGCGGCAGCCCTGGCCGGGTCGGCGGTGCAGTGGCACGTGGCCGGCCGGATCGCCGGGCGCCCACCCGAGGTCGACCTGGCCGCCGAGGCCGCGCTGCACCGCGTGCTCCGAACGGCGAACGAGGCCGACGAGCTCACTGGTGCACACGACGTCGCCGACGGGGGATTGCTCGTGGCGCTGGTCGAGGCGCTACGTGGTACGGGGCTCGGCGCCGACATCGCGCCCGTGGGCGACGGGGACCGCACGGACGTCGTCGATCCCCTCGCATGGCTGCTCGGTGAGCTCCCGACGCGGGTGCTGGCGATCACGGAGCGTCCCACCGCGCTCGCGCAACGGGCCGCGGCGGAGGGAATCGCCGCACGCGCGCTGGGCACCGTGACCGCGACGCCGCGTCTGGCGATCGGCGACTGGCTCGCTCTCGATCTGGCGGAGGTGGAGGCCGCTCAGCGGGCCGTGCTACCCCGCGCGCTGGACCCGGACGGGCCGTCGACCGGGGACGAGCAGGCGGGCGCACCCGCGCGAGGGTGA
- the purF gene encoding amidophosphoribosyltransferase, whose amino-acid sequence MAATTGARDECGVVAVSAPGEEVARLCYYALYALQHRGQESAGIAVSEGARLLVSREMGLVSQAFDEARLAGLPGDRGIGHVRYSTSGTSSWDNAQPAFTVAGSGAGVALAHNGNLTNTEALAGSGGRTRACGTDSQLLATLLAERLDEGGLEAATADVCSEAMGAYSLVALTEDAIVGARDPHGVRPLVVGRLPAGGYVLASETVALDILGAHLIREVAPGEVVTVDRHGLRTRRFASAHPAFCAFEYVYLARPDHVEPAADGSTTSVAAARRRLGQALAEEAPADADLVVPVPDSGTAAAAGYAQASGIPYAEGLVKNRYVGRTFIEPSPSLRQLGVRLKLNPLRDVIAGQRLVVVDDSIVRGNTSRQLMAMLREAGAREIHLRVTSPPIRHPCFYGVDMATPTELIGSGLTIDEIRAFVGADSLAYLPQERLVEATRRPGDALCTACFDGRYPIPIPDEPALAQASLFTDLSPGTSVAAPAPPHVEGSDA is encoded by the coding sequence ATGGCCGCGACCACGGGCGCCCGTGACGAGTGCGGCGTGGTGGCGGTCAGCGCGCCCGGCGAGGAGGTGGCGCGCCTCTGCTACTACGCGCTCTACGCGCTGCAGCACCGCGGGCAGGAGTCGGCCGGCATCGCGGTGTCCGAGGGCGCGCGGCTGCTCGTGTCCCGCGAGATGGGGTTGGTGAGCCAGGCGTTCGACGAGGCCCGCCTCGCCGGCCTGCCCGGTGATCGCGGGATCGGGCACGTGCGGTACTCCACCAGCGGGACGTCGAGCTGGGACAACGCCCAGCCCGCGTTCACGGTGGCGGGCAGCGGCGCCGGCGTGGCGCTCGCGCACAACGGCAACCTCACGAACACCGAGGCGCTCGCCGGCTCCGGGGGTCGCACGCGGGCGTGCGGCACCGACTCCCAGCTGCTCGCGACACTGCTCGCCGAGCGCCTCGACGAGGGGGGGCTCGAGGCGGCCACGGCCGACGTCTGCTCGGAGGCGATGGGCGCCTACTCGCTGGTCGCGCTCACCGAGGACGCGATCGTCGGGGCCCGCGATCCTCACGGGGTTCGACCGCTGGTGGTCGGCAGGCTGCCAGCCGGCGGGTACGTGCTGGCGAGCGAGACGGTCGCCCTCGACATCCTCGGCGCGCATCTCATCCGCGAGGTCGCGCCCGGCGAGGTCGTGACCGTCGACCGTCACGGACTGCGGACGCGCCGGTTCGCGTCCGCCCACCCCGCGTTCTGTGCCTTCGAGTACGTCTACCTCGCGCGGCCCGACCACGTGGAGCCGGCCGCCGACGGGTCGACGACGAGCGTGGCCGCCGCGCGCCGGCGGCTCGGGCAGGCGCTGGCCGAGGAGGCCCCTGCCGACGCCGACCTCGTCGTCCCCGTTCCGGACTCGGGCACGGCCGCCGCGGCCGGCTACGCGCAGGCCTCGGGCATCCCGTACGCCGAGGGCCTCGTGAAGAACCGCTACGTCGGCCGCACGTTCATCGAACCCAGCCCGTCGCTGCGCCAACTCGGGGTGCGTCTGAAGCTGAACCCGCTGCGCGACGTGATCGCCGGGCAGCGGCTCGTGGTGGTCGACGATTCGATCGTGCGGGGCAACACCAGCCGTCAACTCATGGCGATGCTGCGCGAGGCCGGGGCACGCGAGATCCACCTGCGGGTGACGTCCCCGCCGATCCGCCATCCCTGCTTCTACGGCGTCGACATGGCCACCCCGACCGAGCTGATCGGCTCGGGGCTCACCATCGACGAGATCCGGGCCTTCGTCGGGGCGGACTCGCTCGCCTACCTCCCCCAGGAACGGCTGGTCGAGGCCACGCGTCGTCCCGGCGACGCGCTCTGCACGGCCTGCTTCGACGGGCGGTACCCGATCCCGATCCCCGACGAGCCGGCCCTCGCCCAAGCCAGCCTGTTCACCGACCTGTCGCCTGGGACGTCCGTGGCCGCGCCGGCGCCCCCGCACGTGGAAGGCAGCGACGCGTGA
- the purM gene encoding phosphoribosylformylglycinamidine cyclo-ligase produces MSGPRSGREGITYRDAGVDLEVADAVAERAGHHARRATRPEVVDSASGFAGLFALDRDRYADPLLVASCDGVGTKLELAHAVGRHDTVGVDLVAMVVDDLVCTGAEPLLFLDYVAAGELSPDVVDELLAGIADGCVQAGCALLGGESAAHPGVLPSDRYDLAGFGVGVVERAEALEPARVRSGDAVVAMASTGLHSNGYSLARRVVDAAGLALASDHGLKVQTLGDALLRPTRIYAPDCLALLGETPVHALCHVTGGGVPGNLARVLPDGHGALVDTTTFAVPGVFGVLAEHGPIAPEEMWRVFNMGAGMLAVVPDGAAAVDVLRARGVDAWECGEVRAGAEGVELAGLTAPGA; encoded by the coding sequence GTGAGCGGCCCGCGGTCCGGTCGCGAGGGGATCACGTACCGCGACGCCGGGGTCGACCTCGAGGTGGCCGACGCGGTGGCCGAGCGTGCCGGACACCACGCTCGCCGCGCCACCCGCCCCGAGGTGGTGGACAGCGCCAGTGGGTTCGCGGGTCTCTTCGCACTCGATCGCGACCGGTACGCCGATCCGCTGTTGGTCGCGTCCTGCGACGGGGTGGGGACCAAGCTCGAGCTTGCCCACGCCGTCGGCCGTCACGACACCGTGGGAGTCGACCTCGTCGCGATGGTCGTCGACGATCTCGTCTGCACCGGGGCCGAGCCGCTGCTGTTCCTCGACTACGTCGCCGCGGGCGAGCTGTCCCCCGATGTTGTGGACGAGCTGCTCGCGGGCATCGCCGACGGCTGCGTCCAGGCGGGCTGTGCGCTGCTCGGAGGCGAGTCCGCCGCACACCCCGGCGTGCTGCCGAGCGACCGGTACGACCTCGCCGGTTTCGGGGTCGGCGTCGTGGAGCGTGCGGAGGCGCTCGAGCCGGCCCGCGTGCGCTCGGGCGACGCCGTCGTCGCGATGGCGTCGACGGGGCTGCACAGCAACGGCTACAGCCTGGCGCGGCGCGTGGTCGATGCCGCGGGACTGGCCCTGGCCTCCGACCACGGGCTCAAGGTGCAGACCTTGGGGGACGCGTTGCTGCGCCCGACCCGGATCTACGCGCCGGACTGCCTCGCGCTGCTCGGCGAGACCCCCGTCCACGCCCTCTGCCACGTGACCGGCGGGGGCGTGCCCGGCAACCTCGCGCGCGTGCTGCCCGACGGCCACGGCGCCCTGGTGGACACGACGACGTTCGCGGTCCCCGGCGTGTTCGGGGTGCTCGCCGAGCACGGGCCCATCGCGCCCGAGGAGATGTGGCGCGTGTTCAACATGGGCGCCGGCATGCTCGCTGTCGTGCCCGACGGCGCGGCGGCGGTCGACGTGCTGCGCGCCCGCGGCGTCGACGCCTGGGAGTGCGGCGAGGTCCGTGCGGGCGCGGAGGGTGTGGAGCTCGCGGGTCTCACCGCGCCGGGTGCCTAG
- a CDS encoding Leu/Phe/Val dehydrogenase yields MRGPFAAFNGHEQVLYGADDESGLRCIIAIHSTALGPALGGTRMLPYESEEDALEDVLRLSEAMTYKAAVAGIDTGGGKAVIIGDPETDKTEALLRAYGRMIGSLGGRYTTACDVGTYPDDIATILRETPHAVGAPPEEHGSGDSGVSTALGTYEGLRACAEERWGDPRLGGKHVAVQGVGKVGHRLVHHLAEEGARVSVADVDEDRAARCAEETRAEVVAPDKIHAVDCDIFSPNALGEVVTDRTIGELSCEIVAGAANNQLSRADLADELRAAGILYAPDYVINAGGLIQVADELRPGGYQEPRARRRVARIGDRLREVFALSRQEDVSTEEAAHRVAGRRIHAISRLTTLRLPGRD; encoded by the coding sequence ATGCGAGGACCCTTCGCCGCGTTCAACGGGCACGAACAGGTGCTGTACGGCGCCGACGACGAGAGCGGTCTGCGCTGCATCATCGCGATCCACTCGACCGCCCTCGGCCCCGCGCTCGGGGGCACCCGCATGCTCCCCTACGAGTCCGAGGAGGACGCGCTCGAGGACGTGCTGCGCCTCTCCGAGGCCATGACCTACAAGGCCGCGGTCGCCGGCATCGACACCGGCGGCGGCAAGGCCGTCATCATCGGGGACCCCGAGACGGACAAGACCGAGGCTCTGCTGCGCGCCTACGGGCGCATGATCGGATCGCTCGGCGGCAGGTACACGACGGCGTGCGACGTCGGCACCTACCCCGACGACATTGCGACCATCCTCCGCGAGACGCCGCACGCCGTCGGAGCCCCGCCCGAGGAGCACGGGTCCGGCGATTCCGGCGTCTCCACCGCGCTGGGGACCTACGAGGGGCTGCGCGCCTGCGCCGAGGAGCGGTGGGGTGACCCCCGCCTGGGCGGCAAGCACGTCGCCGTTCAGGGCGTCGGCAAGGTCGGTCACCGGCTCGTGCACCACCTCGCGGAGGAGGGCGCGCGGGTCTCGGTCGCCGACGTCGACGAGGACCGCGCCGCCCGCTGCGCAGAGGAGACCCGCGCCGAGGTGGTCGCGCCCGACAAGATCCACGCGGTCGACTGCGACATCTTCAGCCCGAACGCGTTGGGCGAGGTCGTCACCGACCGGACGATCGGCGAGCTGTCCTGCGAGATCGTCGCCGGCGCGGCCAACAACCAGCTGAGCCGTGCGGACCTCGCCGACGAGCTCCGAGCCGCGGGCATCCTCTACGCCCCCGACTACGTCATCAACGCCGGCGGCCTGATCCAAGTGGCCGACGAGCTGCGCCCAGGTGGGTATCAGGAGCCGCGGGCCCGTCGGCGCGTCGCCCGCATCGGTGACCGCCTACGCGAGGTCTTCGCCCTGTCGCGTCAGGAGGACGTCTCGACCGAGGAGGCCGCGCACCGTGTCGCCGGGCGGCGCATCCACGCGATCAGCCGGCTGACCACCCTGCGGCTACCCGGCCGCGACTAG
- a CDS encoding BldC family transcriptional regulator, whose protein sequence is MAAEAGNRPEDDELLTPSEVAKLFRVDPKTVTRWAKAGKLSSIRTLGGHRRYRAAEIYALLEEERGSQSR, encoded by the coding sequence ATGGCAGCCGAGGCCGGGAATCGTCCCGAGGACGACGAGCTGCTGACGCCCTCCGAGGTCGCGAAGCTGTTCCGGGTGGATCCGAAGACCGTGACGCGATGGGCGAAGGCCGGGAAGCTCTCGTCGATCCGCACGCTCGGTGGCCACCGCCGTTACCGGGCGGCCGAGATCTACGCGTTGCTCGAGGAGGAGCGCGGGTCCCAGTCCCGCTAG
- a CDS encoding putative glycoside hydrolase yields the protein MRATMPRKHHRRPLAWALVGAAALVAVIALAVPVTAPSPELEVNSPEDGAVLDADAAEEATFVVTASTAEAARETHLRVDGEDATGIAERNGRRWHLPLAGLDDGTRTVTAELTGGVGQRASETRTVELDTEPPAIELDAPEPPVVADEPLVVTGRLDDPDAEVRAEGAEVERDGERFSVTYDAAPQGELTIEAEDEAGNVAVASESVVTVPSRVEADDLRSVHVSFWAWTSESLREPVLDLADRGLINSVQLDLKDESGTVGYDSEVEFAHEYDAVDPIYELDEAVAELHDRDVHIAGRIVVFRDPIVAERAWEDGEEGLVVQHADGSLYEGYGGFTNFASERIREYHHELAEEAAQAGVDDILWDYVRRPDGDEEEFAFPGLDDDTTPSESIVEFIAEADERLEPYGVGHGASVYGIAVDRPDEIAQDIGGIAEHVDYVAPMVYPSHWAPGEYGIDDPDGQPYDIVRASLEDFLEITGDRRARVVPWLQDFSMGQTYGPDEVRAQIDAAADLDVEEWILWDAGVDYTEEALE from the coding sequence GTGCGAGCCACCATGCCCCGCAAGCACCACCGCCGCCCACTCGCGTGGGCACTCGTCGGCGCGGCCGCGCTCGTGGCCGTGATCGCGTTGGCCGTTCCGGTCACCGCGCCCTCGCCGGAGCTCGAGGTCAACAGCCCGGAGGACGGCGCCGTGCTCGACGCCGACGCGGCGGAGGAGGCCACGTTCGTCGTGACCGCCAGCACCGCCGAGGCCGCGCGGGAGACCCACCTGCGGGTTGACGGCGAGGACGCGACCGGGATCGCCGAGCGCAACGGACGTCGGTGGCACCTCCCCTTGGCGGGGCTGGACGATGGGACCCGCACCGTCACGGCCGAGCTCACCGGCGGTGTCGGGCAGCGCGCGAGCGAGACACGAACGGTCGAGCTCGACACCGAACCTCCAGCGATCGAGCTCGACGCACCCGAGCCGCCAGTCGTGGCCGACGAGCCCTTGGTGGTGACCGGCCGGCTCGACGACCCCGACGCCGAGGTCCGGGCCGAGGGTGCGGAGGTCGAGCGCGACGGGGAGCGCTTCTCGGTCACCTACGACGCTGCGCCGCAGGGCGAGCTCACGATCGAGGCCGAGGACGAGGCCGGCAACGTCGCCGTGGCGAGCGAGTCGGTCGTGACGGTGCCGTCGCGGGTCGAGGCCGACGACCTGCGCAGCGTGCACGTCTCGTTCTGGGCGTGGACGTCCGAGAGCCTGCGCGAACCGGTCCTCGACCTGGCCGACCGCGGGCTCATCAACTCGGTGCAGCTCGACCTCAAGGACGAGTCGGGTACGGTCGGTTACGACTCCGAGGTCGAGTTCGCGCACGAATACGACGCCGTCGACCCCATCTACGAGCTCGACGAGGCGGTCGCCGAGCTCCACGACCGCGACGTGCACATCGCCGGGCGCATCGTGGTCTTCCGGGATCCCATCGTCGCCGAGCGGGCGTGGGAGGACGGCGAAGAGGGTCTCGTCGTCCAGCACGCCGACGGCAGCCTCTACGAGGGCTACGGGGGTTTCACGAACTTCGCGAGCGAGCGGATCCGCGAGTACCACCACGAGCTCGCCGAGGAAGCGGCACAAGCCGGTGTGGACGACATCCTGTGGGACTACGTCCGGCGTCCGGACGGCGATGAGGAGGAGTTCGCGTTCCCCGGTCTCGACGACGACACGACGCCCTCGGAGTCGATCGTCGAGTTCATCGCGGAAGCCGACGAACGACTCGAGCCGTACGGCGTCGGTCACGGCGCGTCGGTCTACGGGATCGCCGTCGATCGTCCCGACGAGATCGCCCAGGACATCGGGGGGATCGCCGAGCACGTCGACTACGTCGCGCCGATGGTCTACCCCTCGCACTGGGCGCCCGGGGAGTACGGGATCGACGACCCGGACGGCCAGCCCTACGACATCGTGCGGGCTTCGCTCGAGGACTTCCTCGAGATCACCGGGGACCGCCGCGCCCGCGTCGTGCCGTGGCTGCAGGACTTCTCGATGGGACAGACCTACGGTCCCGACGAGGTGCGAGCCCAGATCGACGCCGCCGCGGACCTCGACGTCGAGGAATGGATCCTCTGGGACGCGGGCGTCGACTACACGGAGGAAGCGCTGGAATAG
- a CDS encoding glycine betaine ABC transporter substrate-binding protein, whose product MFLSLLAALMLLVAACEEDVADDPDDEPDEEEEEEPDEDPDEDEEEEPDEDPDEDEEEEPDEEEAEEPANGEVSFAWIPWEENIANTFLWVEILEREGYEASEEQYDVAPTFAAVAGGDEDVFLDMWLPTTHADYEEEFGDELEELGVWFDDPATVELTVPEYVCEDEGVCSHEDLAENPDLFGGEITGIEAGAGMMQTLDEEVMPTYGLDEEFDLIDSSTSAMRAELETAYDNEEPIVVTLWTPHPEYADKDLHILEDPEGAWGEGEELHGVARPGFSEDMPEVAEWLENFSIGSDDMGALQATIEEAGEGNEQEGAAEWVDENEDLVDEWLGR is encoded by the coding sequence TTGTTCCTGTCGTTGCTCGCCGCACTGATGCTGCTGGTCGCAGCCTGTGAGGAGGACGTGGCAGACGACCCTGACGATGAGCCCGACGAGGAGGAAGAGGAAGAGCCCGACGAGGACCCCGACGAGGACGAAGAGGAAGAGCCCGACGAGGACCCCGACGAGGACGAAGAGGAAGAGCCCGACGAGGAGGAGGCCGAGGAGCCGGCCAACGGCGAGGTCTCGTTCGCGTGGATCCCCTGGGAGGAGAACATCGCGAACACCTTCCTCTGGGTCGAGATCCTCGAGCGTGAGGGTTACGAGGCCAGCGAGGAGCAGTACGACGTCGCGCCGACCTTCGCCGCCGTTGCCGGGGGCGACGAGGACGTCTTCCTCGACATGTGGCTCCCGACCACCCACGCCGACTACGAGGAGGAGTTCGGCGACGAGCTCGAGGAGCTCGGCGTCTGGTTCGACGACCCCGCCACGGTCGAGCTGACCGTGCCGGAGTACGTGTGCGAGGACGAGGGCGTCTGCTCGCACGAGGACCTCGCGGAGAACCCCGACCTCTTCGGTGGGGAGATCACCGGCATCGAAGCTGGTGCCGGGATGATGCAGACCCTCGACGAGGAGGTCATGCCCACTTACGGCCTCGACGAGGAGTTCGACCTCATCGACTCCTCGACCTCCGCGATGCGCGCTGAGCTCGAGACCGCGTACGACAACGAGGAGCCGATCGTCGTCACGCTGTGGACGCCGCACCCTGAGTACGCCGACAAGGACCTCCACATCCTGGAGGACCCCGAGGGCGCCTGGGGCGAGGGCGAGGAACTCCACGGGGTCGCACGGCCCGGCTTCAGCGAGGACATGCCCGAGGTCGCGGAGTGGCTCGAGAACTTCTCGATCGGCTCCGACGACATGGGTGCCCTGCAGGCCACGATCGAGGAGGCCGGCGAGGGCAACGAGCAGGAAGGCGCCGCCGAGTGGGTCGATGAGAACGAGGACCTCGTCGACGAGTGGCTCGGCCGCTAG
- a CDS encoding ABC transporter permease: MLSDAIAPTAQALPRIPIGEWFADFIRFLTNEFAWLFEGMRAVFAASVGTLESVLLFPHPLVFIAIVTALGWYLRGPGFAVFTLLAFLLIDSMELWIPTMDTLAMILIATIVAIAVAIPVGIWAARRATVSTIVRPILDFMQTLPPFVYLIPAVFLLRVGTPPGLLATLIFAIPPGVRLAELGIRQVDKEVVEAAEAFGASKRQILWRVQVPLAMPTIMQGVNQVIMLALSMVVIAGMIGAGGLGSEVVEGVTRLRLGTGFEGGIAVVILAIFLDRITSFMRDRALAES, translated from the coding sequence GTGCTCAGTGACGCCATCGCGCCCACGGCCCAAGCCCTGCCGCGCATCCCGATCGGCGAGTGGTTCGCGGACTTCATCCGGTTCCTCACCAACGAGTTCGCTTGGCTGTTCGAAGGGATGCGGGCGGTGTTCGCAGCTTCCGTGGGCACCCTCGAGAGCGTGCTGCTGTTCCCGCACCCACTCGTGTTCATCGCGATCGTCACCGCGCTCGGCTGGTACCTGCGGGGCCCGGGCTTCGCGGTGTTCACGTTGCTCGCGTTCCTGCTCATCGACTCGATGGAGCTGTGGATACCGACGATGGATACGCTCGCGATGATCCTGATCGCGACGATCGTCGCGATCGCGGTCGCGATCCCCGTCGGCATCTGGGCCGCTCGCAGGGCCACGGTGAGCACGATCGTGCGGCCGATCCTCGACTTCATGCAGACGCTGCCGCCATTCGTCTATCTGATCCCCGCCGTGTTCCTCCTCCGCGTCGGCACGCCACCCGGGCTGCTCGCGACGCTGATCTTCGCGATCCCGCCGGGCGTGCGACTCGCCGAGCTCGGCATCCGGCAGGTCGACAAGGAGGTCGTGGAAGCCGCCGAGGCCTTCGGGGCCAGCAAGCGCCAGATCCTCTGGCGGGTCCAGGTGCCCCTCGCGATGCCGACGATCATGCAGGGCGTGAACCAGGTCATCATGCTCGCCCTGTCGATGGTCGTCATCGCGGGAATGATCGGTGCCGGTGGTCTTGGCTCCGAGGTCGTCGAAGGCGTCACACGTCTGCGGCTCGGGACCGGGTTCGAGGGCGGGATCGCCGTCGTGATCCTCGCCATCTTCCTCGACCGCATCACGAGCTTCATGCGCGATCGCGCCCTCGCCGAGTCGTAG